The Halomonas sp. 7T genome contains a region encoding:
- a CDS encoding flagellar protein FlhE — MQRQRQQGRMKLKIVALILLIMLSAMALASHVQAAPGSWSSHVPSVMVAMSDRVSSSGPIVAPNAAQVGNAVIDRIQWRYEAPPAALVNAWLCHPEQCVPLNSMRGTTLALAGKHADAPLYFRFALMPGQRPVRIQGLQAIVNYQ, encoded by the coding sequence ATGCAGCGACAACGCCAGCAAGGCAGAATGAAATTAAAAATTGTCGCGCTGATTCTGCTGATAATGCTTAGCGCCATGGCGCTAGCCAGTCACGTGCAGGCAGCGCCTGGCAGTTGGAGCAGTCACGTTCCCAGCGTCATGGTTGCCATGAGCGATAGGGTCAGCAGCAGCGGCCCCATCGTGGCACCGAATGCAGCGCAAGTGGGCAATGCCGTCATCGACAGGATTCAATGGCGGTATGAGGCACCACCCGCGGCGCTGGTCAATGCGTGGCTATGCCACCCAGAACAGTGCGTTCCACTGAACAGCATGCGAGGCACTACCCTGGCATTGGCAGGTAAGCACGCCGATGCGCCGCTGTATTTTCGTTTTGCCTTAATGCCTGGCCAGCGGCCGGTGCGGATACAGGGGCTACAAGCAATCGTGAATTACCAGTAA
- the flhF gene encoding flagellar biosynthesis protein FlhF: protein MSVRRFVGANSRDVMRQVREALGDDALILANRRTEGGVEILAMADEAVDHFDPSPTPEPERAATPAFSAPTADPLQAMSERLLREMQDMRELLTRQQQATSASVAGDTSTRLRQLLARVGFSDELSSEVLAGLPDALITAADDSDQPLVWLREQLMARLPVLAQENSFFDQTGIVALVGPTGVGKTTTTAKLAARFVMRHGTRPVALVTTDSFRIGAHEQLRIYARLLDTPMYALDAEQPIDDLLGRLQGKQWVIIDTVGMSQRDQRVIEQIAHLQGGQSSVRLVLLLNAASQPETLEEVVLRYRQAARAAGAELDDCIITKQDEAGRLAPVLDIIMRHGMRVLFGSHGQQVPEDMAVANPAALIDQALSSQATSARQPAAASLSLPRWSRDVLGQGRRLSSVLTRLRQRVADFARLEAVWDIAALPSAVQDERLDRLLAGPSAADNILGMAWSPRRNERGCDWSMPDMGLDANGAWAALPYLQHRQPAGWQPRLAAQGDALGVAVHLLPALPDAEALAWLEAQHLTWVSLVPAGQRVYSQGARYAQRQLFIDSTLTHHISVRFRGQPMQLWSAYAEVTDAAGNALLAWYGEIRDPESAKRVARRYWVTPVRLGAEAVSLLATQLQGEGVTALTKRAWQQLKEADSGDISTEVRLLMASGAAAVAGHLDSADDDAALALRTDIMLLLGTQRKRRDTALLDGLIHAFMARDAIRQLGSVSREGVV, encoded by the coding sequence ATGAGTGTTAGACGTTTTGTCGGAGCAAATAGCCGTGATGTGATGCGCCAGGTGCGTGAGGCGCTGGGCGATGACGCCCTGATCCTCGCTAACCGACGCACCGAGGGCGGCGTTGAGATTTTGGCCATGGCAGATGAGGCGGTCGACCATTTTGACCCATCCCCCACGCCAGAGCCGGAACGCGCCGCTACGCCTGCGTTCTCAGCGCCCACCGCTGATCCGCTTCAGGCCATGAGCGAGCGCTTGCTGCGTGAAATGCAGGATATGCGGGAATTGTTAACCCGCCAGCAGCAAGCAACTAGCGCTTCCGTAGCAGGAGATACGTCTACAAGGCTGCGTCAGCTACTTGCTCGCGTCGGTTTTAGCGATGAGTTGAGCAGCGAAGTGCTGGCGGGGCTACCCGACGCGCTTATAACCGCCGCCGATGATAGCGATCAGCCGCTTGTCTGGCTGCGCGAACAGCTGATGGCCCGCTTACCCGTACTGGCCCAGGAAAACAGCTTTTTCGACCAAACGGGCATTGTTGCACTAGTGGGGCCAACGGGTGTGGGTAAAACCACTACCACCGCCAAGCTCGCGGCACGTTTCGTGATGCGCCATGGCACGCGTCCGGTGGCGCTTGTCACTACCGATAGCTTCCGTATTGGCGCCCATGAGCAGCTGCGTATTTATGCACGGCTGCTGGATACACCCATGTATGCCCTCGATGCTGAGCAGCCGATTGACGATCTCTTAGGTCGGTTGCAGGGTAAACAGTGGGTGATTATCGATACTGTCGGTATGAGCCAGCGTGACCAGCGGGTGATTGAACAGATTGCCCACCTACAGGGAGGGCAGTCGTCGGTGCGGTTGGTGCTGTTATTAAATGCCGCCAGCCAGCCAGAAACCCTGGAAGAAGTCGTACTACGCTACCGTCAAGCGGCCCGAGCAGCGGGCGCCGAGCTAGACGACTGTATTATCACCAAACAGGATGAAGCCGGACGCCTAGCACCGGTGCTCGATATTATCATGCGTCATGGAATGCGCGTGCTGTTTGGTTCCCATGGACAGCAGGTACCCGAAGATATGGCGGTGGCGAATCCGGCAGCGCTTATCGATCAGGCGCTGAGCAGCCAAGCAACATCAGCTCGCCAGCCTGCTGCTGCGTCGCTCAGTTTGCCACGCTGGTCGCGGGATGTGCTGGGGCAGGGGCGTCGGCTGTCATCGGTACTGACGAGGCTCCGCCAACGGGTAGCGGATTTTGCGCGCTTAGAGGCGGTATGGGATATAGCGGCGTTGCCAAGCGCCGTTCAGGATGAGCGGCTTGATCGTTTGCTGGCGGGTCCATCCGCAGCAGATAACATCCTGGGGATGGCATGGTCACCTCGTCGCAATGAGCGGGGCTGTGACTGGTCAATGCCCGATATGGGGCTAGACGCCAACGGGGCTTGGGCGGCGCTACCATACTTACAGCATCGTCAACCCGCGGGTTGGCAGCCCCGTCTGGCAGCGCAAGGCGACGCGCTCGGCGTAGCGGTTCATCTACTGCCTGCACTCCCTGATGCCGAGGCGCTGGCATGGCTTGAAGCCCAACATCTGACCTGGGTCAGCCTAGTGCCTGCCGGACAGCGGGTATACTCCCAGGGCGCGCGTTATGCTCAGCGCCAGCTGTTTATCGACAGCACGCTGACGCACCATATCAGCGTGCGTTTCCGTGGTCAGCCGATGCAGCTATGGAGTGCTTACGCCGAGGTGACCGACGCTGCGGGCAATGCGCTACTCGCTTGGTACGGTGAAATACGTGACCCCGAAAGCGCTAAGCGCGTTGCCCGAAGGTATTGGGTGACCCCCGTGCGGTTGGGAGCAGAAGCAGTTTCTCTGCTGGCGACCCAGCTGCAAGGCGAAGGCGTCACTGCCTTGACCAAGCGCGCATGGCAGCAGCTTAAAGAAGCCGATAGCGGTGATATCAGTACAGAAGTGCGCTTGCTAATGGCCAGCGGCGCTGCTGCCGTGGCAGGGCATTTAGACAGTGCTGACGATGACGCTGCTTTGGCGCTGCGTACCGATATTATGTTGCTGCTAGGTACCCAGCGGAAGCGGCGAGATACCGCTTTGCTTGATGGCTTAATTCATGCCTTTATGGCCCGTGATGCGATTCGCCAGCTAGGCAGCGTTAGCCGAGAGGGCGTGGTATGA
- the flhA gene encoding flagellar biosynthesis protein FlhA: MKGLGQLINQRDWMGDVRMKLLAGPLLILMILGMMILPLPPFALDLLFTFNIALAIMVLLVSMFAQKPLDFAAFPAVLLFTTLLRLSLNVASTRVVLMEGHQGGDAAGKVIEAFGTFLVGGNFAVGLVVFLILVIINFMVITKGAGRIAEVGARFMLDAMPGKQMAIDADLNAGLIGEEDAKKRRAEVAQEADFYGSMDGASKFVRGDAMAGLVIMVVNIIGGLLIGMMQHDMGFADAARTYTLLTIGDGLVAQIPALVISTAAGVTVSRVNTDQDVGQQMISQLFVNPQVMILAAIVMGLLGMVPGMPNLVFLIFTGVLAGLAWVLIRQKDKALVKEEIAAAPPPVQETPEASWEDVQLVDTLGLEVGHRLIPLVDSRQKGELLGRIKSVRKKFAQEVGFLPPVVHIRDNLELSPNTYVLSMKGAEIGRAEAQPGKWLAIDPGQVSGELQGTPTQEPAFGLPAIWIDASQREHAQVYGYTVVDASTVIATHLNHLLHRHSPEMLGRQEVQKLLDKLGDEQKSLVEEVVPKAISLTVLQRILQNLLDEDVSIRDMRTVLDTLAEHAGQQKDPNELTALVRIALGRAITQQWFAGQETLHVMGLDAQLEQVLIQAMNGNGAMEPGLAETLMNQAQQALEQHEASGEAPVLVVQHSLRAVLSRFLRRRMRHMVVMSQAEVPDDRTLRVTTIVGGR; the protein is encoded by the coding sequence ATGAAAGGCTTAGGCCAATTGATCAATCAGCGTGACTGGATGGGCGATGTCCGCATGAAGCTGCTCGCTGGGCCGCTGCTGATTCTAATGATTTTGGGCATGATGATTCTGCCCCTGCCGCCGTTTGCGCTGGACTTACTCTTCACCTTCAATATTGCCCTGGCCATTATGGTGCTGTTGGTCAGCATGTTTGCGCAAAAGCCGCTGGATTTTGCGGCGTTTCCGGCGGTGCTGCTGTTTACCACGTTGCTGCGTCTGTCGCTCAACGTTGCGTCTACCCGCGTGGTTCTCATGGAAGGGCACCAAGGTGGCGATGCGGCAGGTAAAGTCATCGAGGCGTTTGGTACCTTCTTGGTAGGGGGTAACTTTGCGGTTGGTCTGGTGGTCTTTTTAATCCTCGTGATTATCAACTTCATGGTAATTACCAAGGGGGCCGGGCGGATTGCCGAAGTGGGCGCCCGCTTTATGCTGGATGCCATGCCCGGCAAGCAGATGGCCATTGATGCCGACTTGAATGCGGGTTTGATTGGCGAAGAAGACGCTAAAAAGCGTCGTGCCGAAGTCGCCCAAGAGGCTGATTTTTACGGTTCAATGGACGGTGCTAGTAAATTTGTTCGCGGTGACGCTATGGCCGGCCTGGTCATTATGGTGGTGAATATTATCGGCGGTCTGCTGATCGGCATGATGCAGCACGATATGGGATTTGCCGATGCGGCCCGCACCTATACGTTGCTGACCATTGGCGACGGTTTGGTCGCCCAGATACCGGCGCTGGTGATCTCAACCGCAGCGGGTGTCACGGTCTCGCGGGTCAATACCGACCAGGACGTTGGTCAGCAAATGATCAGCCAGCTGTTCGTTAACCCCCAAGTGATGATTCTGGCCGCCATTGTGATGGGGCTGCTGGGCATGGTGCCCGGCATGCCTAATCTTGTTTTCCTGATTTTTACAGGGGTACTTGCGGGGCTGGCATGGGTGTTGATCCGCCAAAAAGACAAGGCACTGGTCAAGGAGGAAATTGCCGCGGCCCCTCCACCGGTGCAGGAAACCCCCGAAGCGAGCTGGGAAGATGTCCAACTAGTCGATACCCTGGGCCTGGAGGTGGGACACCGCTTGATTCCGCTGGTGGATTCGCGCCAAAAAGGGGAGCTGTTGGGCCGGATCAAAAGTGTGCGCAAAAAGTTTGCCCAGGAAGTAGGTTTTTTACCTCCAGTCGTGCATATACGCGATAACTTGGAGCTTTCTCCCAACACCTATGTTCTTTCGATGAAAGGGGCGGAGATCGGGCGTGCCGAGGCACAGCCCGGCAAGTGGCTAGCCATTGATCCGGGGCAGGTGTCCGGCGAGCTGCAGGGGACGCCCACTCAAGAGCCTGCGTTTGGGCTTCCAGCCATTTGGATTGATGCCAGTCAGCGTGAGCATGCGCAGGTGTATGGTTACACGGTAGTGGATGCCAGCACGGTCATTGCCACGCACTTAAATCACCTGTTGCACCGCCACTCGCCGGAAATGCTTGGCCGCCAGGAAGTGCAGAAGCTGCTAGACAAGCTGGGGGATGAGCAGAAATCGCTGGTGGAAGAGGTGGTGCCAAAAGCGATTTCTCTGACGGTACTCCAGCGTATTCTGCAGAACCTGTTGGATGAAGATGTTTCTATCCGTGATATGCGTACCGTGTTGGATACCTTGGCGGAGCATGCGGGGCAGCAGAAAGACCCCAATGAACTCACCGCGTTAGTACGCATTGCGCTAGGCCGGGCTATTACCCAACAGTGGTTTGCTGGTCAGGAAACACTCCATGTGATGGGATTGGATGCTCAGCTAGAACAAGTGCTTATTCAGGCGATGAACGGCAACGGGGCTATGGAGCCTGGCTTAGCAGAGACCTTAATGAACCAGGCACAGCAAGCGCTAGAGCAGCACGAAGCCAGTGGTGAAGCCCCTGTATTGGTGGTGCAACACTCGTTACGCGCGGTGCTGTCGCGCTTCCTGCGTCGCCGCATGCGCCATATGGTGGTGATGTCTCAGGCGGAGGTGCCGGATGACCGTACGCTAAGGGTGACCACCATTGTGGGTGGGCGCTAG
- the flhB gene encoding flagellar biosynthesis protein FlhB produces MADNDSDQEKTEEATPRRLDKAREEGQVPRSRELTTFMLLLGGVIGLWSMGQMLYDQLGMVMEQAFLFERRQVMESTPMLVNALDLGQRTLFAMIPLFLLLAVVALVAPALLGGWLVSAKSMQPKLSKLNPVKGLKRLFGPQALVELAKAIAKSVLVGSVAAAFLYVNIGRFMGLMDQPIQQALVSTLNMAALAAGLIVLSLVVVILIDVPFQLWSNAKKLRMSKEEVKREHKESEGDPHVKGRIRQQQQAMARGRMMSKVPDADVIITNPTHYAVALSYQEGSMGAPRLVAKGADAVAARIREIGSEAGVPRLEAAPLARALYHHVDLEAEVPAELYTAVAEVMAWAYRLKHVAQQGGEVPPTPDNLPVPPDMDSPGPRAGGSEAQS; encoded by the coding sequence ATGGCAGATAACGACAGCGATCAGGAAAAAACTGAAGAGGCCACCCCCAGGCGCTTAGATAAAGCGCGTGAAGAGGGGCAGGTGCCTCGTTCCCGAGAGCTCACTACCTTTATGCTGCTATTAGGGGGTGTGATAGGCCTGTGGAGCATGGGGCAGATGCTCTATGACCAGTTAGGCATGGTGATGGAGCAGGCGTTTTTGTTTGAGCGTCGCCAGGTGATGGAGAGTACTCCGATGCTGGTGAACGCCTTGGATCTTGGCCAGCGCACCCTATTTGCCATGATTCCGCTTTTTCTACTGCTTGCCGTTGTGGCGCTAGTGGCGCCTGCGCTACTGGGAGGGTGGCTGGTATCAGCAAAATCGATGCAGCCCAAGCTCTCAAAACTCAACCCTGTCAAAGGTTTGAAGCGCTTATTCGGGCCTCAGGCGCTGGTTGAGCTAGCCAAAGCGATTGCCAAATCGGTACTCGTAGGTAGCGTCGCGGCGGCTTTTTTGTACGTTAATATCGGTAGGTTTATGGGGCTGATGGATCAGCCTATCCAGCAGGCGCTGGTCAGCACGCTCAATATGGCCGCCTTAGCCGCTGGGCTAATTGTGTTGTCACTGGTGGTGGTTATCCTCATCGACGTACCTTTTCAGCTATGGAGCAATGCCAAAAAGCTGCGCATGAGCAAAGAAGAGGTAAAGCGAGAGCATAAAGAGTCCGAGGGTGATCCGCATGTCAAAGGCCGCATTCGTCAGCAGCAGCAGGCGATGGCGCGTGGCCGCATGATGAGCAAAGTGCCGGATGCTGACGTTATTATTACCAACCCTACCCACTATGCGGTCGCACTGTCGTACCAGGAGGGCAGTATGGGTGCGCCCCGGCTCGTTGCCAAAGGGGCCGATGCGGTGGCGGCGCGCATCCGTGAAATTGGTTCAGAGGCGGGTGTGCCACGATTGGAGGCAGCACCCTTGGCCCGTGCCCTGTATCATCATGTGGACTTAGAAGCCGAAGTGCCTGCGGAACTGTATACCGCCGTCGCCGAAGTGATGGCCTGGGCTTACCGTCTGAAGCATGTTGCACAACAAGGAGGCGAGGTGCCCCCCACCCCCGATAATTTGCCGGTTCCCCCGGATATGGATAGTCCCGGCCCCCGCGCCGGTGGCAGTGAGGCGCAGTCATGA
- the cheZ gene encoding protein phosphatase CheZ, with the protein MSQNEQENTAQLPEEAAEELIHRIGKLTRMLRDNMRELGLDKEIEKAAEAIPDARDRLHYVATMTEQAADRALNAIDRAQPLQDQLSERAEALDKRWEAWFEAPQELDDAKALVKETRTYLSDVPTITADTNKELLEIMMAQDFQDLTGQVIKKMMDVIREIEHQLVQVLIDNVPGAQARENMQRKAEDQWKNENARRNEDLLNGPQVQENAPDIVTGQDQVDDLLDELGF; encoded by the coding sequence ATGAGCCAGAATGAGCAGGAAAACACTGCCCAACTGCCTGAAGAAGCCGCTGAAGAGCTTATCCATCGCATCGGCAAGCTGACCCGTATGCTGCGCGATAATATGCGTGAGCTGGGGCTAGACAAAGAGATTGAAAAAGCGGCGGAAGCGATTCCTGACGCGCGTGACCGTCTTCACTACGTGGCGACCATGACGGAGCAGGCGGCCGACCGAGCACTAAACGCTATTGACCGCGCACAGCCGCTGCAGGATCAGCTGTCTGAGCGCGCTGAAGCGCTAGATAAGCGTTGGGAGGCTTGGTTTGAGGCCCCCCAGGAGCTTGATGACGCTAAGGCGCTGGTAAAAGAAACGCGCACTTACCTAAGCGATGTGCCCACCATAACCGCAGACACCAATAAAGAGCTGCTGGAAATCATGATGGCACAGGACTTCCAGGATCTGACCGGCCAAGTCATCAAGAAAATGATGGATGTGATTCGCGAGATCGAACATCAGCTGGTGCAGGTGTTGATTGACAACGTGCCGGGCGCACAAGCGCGCGAAAACATGCAGCGTAAGGCCGAAGATCAGTGGAAAAACGAAAATGCGCGGCGTAACGAGGATCTTCTCAACGGCCCTCAAGTGCAGGAGAATGCCCCGGATATCGTCACAGGCCAAGATCAGGTAGATGACTTATTGGACGAATTAGGCTTTTAA
- the cheY gene encoding chemotaxis response regulator CheY has translation MADKNMSFLVVDDFPTMRRIVRSLLKELGFTNVDEAEDGQDALNKLRAGNFEFVVSDWNMPNLDGLEMLKEIRQDEALKDLPVLMVTAEAKKENIIAAAQAGANGYVVKPFTAATLEEKLNKIFDKMGK, from the coding sequence ATGGCCGATAAGAACATGAGTTTTCTGGTAGTTGACGATTTTCCCACCATGCGTCGGATTGTCCGCAGCTTGTTAAAAGAGCTGGGCTTTACCAACGTGGATGAGGCTGAGGATGGTCAAGACGCGTTGAATAAGCTGCGAGCAGGCAACTTTGAGTTTGTGGTCTCTGACTGGAACATGCCCAACCTGGACGGCTTGGAAATGCTCAAAGAGATTCGCCAAGACGAGGCGCTCAAAGATTTGCCGGTACTGATGGTGACGGCTGAAGCGAAAAAAGAGAACATTATTGCCGCTGCCCAAGCAGGCGCTAACGGCTACGTCGTTAAGCCGTTCACTGCCGCTACCCTAGAAGAGAAGCTGAATAAAATCTTCGACAAGATGGGTAAATAA
- a CDS encoding methyl-accepting chemotaxis protein — MARLFRNMSIHAVVIAALISFVAIVAVLASISFVSDRSAQHNIATLDSISSDQLNEINRADSLLNEAMYAMETASNYLMVGQTRQSNEQIALAADRIERSEQRFANFVATPRITSQGNTFANVLIEDFEDVLILLKQQLVTFEAMDITTYNRLRGELVGPLANLSDSSTDFINYAFQLVREIRSDADAQGNFFTLINAIATFFALLLTVLIYIGLRRTVISPLTDATRRLDKIAEADLTEPLPASGKNEIGQLFAAMAVMQQNLTGIVSKVREGSSEIHHGTREIASGNADLSSRTEQQAASIEETAASMEQMTATVKQNADNARQASTLAADASTTAEQGGQVVEQVVQTMHGISTSSQKVADITSVIDSIAFQTNILALNASVEAARAGEQGRGFAVVAGEVRNLASRSADAAKEIKTLIDASVSQIKQGSTLVEQAGSTMSDVVTAVRRVTDIMDEISAASQEQSDGIVQVSQAVGQMDEVTQQNAALVQQATAAASSLEEQASRLEEAVAVFKLLEAEGQRYELPRSTAPAQLAPAARPVAQRGTAQKNHHDEWEEF, encoded by the coding sequence ATGGCTCGCTTATTTCGCAATATGAGTATTCACGCAGTAGTGATTGCTGCACTCATTAGTTTTGTCGCTATCGTTGCAGTTTTGGCAAGCATCAGCTTTGTCTCAGACCGCAGTGCGCAGCACAACATAGCCACGCTAGACAGCATCAGTAGTGATCAGCTCAACGAAATAAACCGTGCCGATTCGCTGTTAAACGAAGCAATGTACGCGATGGAAACAGCCTCAAACTATCTGATGGTGGGGCAGACGCGTCAGTCGAATGAGCAGATAGCCCTTGCGGCCGATCGGATTGAGCGCTCTGAGCAGCGTTTTGCGAATTTCGTCGCGACACCTCGGATAACATCGCAAGGCAATACGTTTGCTAATGTCTTGATTGAAGATTTTGAGGACGTGCTGATCCTTTTAAAACAGCAGCTTGTTACTTTCGAAGCAATGGATATCACTACTTATAACCGCCTACGTGGCGAACTTGTGGGGCCGCTGGCAAATTTGTCCGATAGCTCAACTGACTTCATTAATTACGCGTTTCAGCTTGTCAGGGAGATTCGCAGTGATGCCGATGCGCAGGGGAATTTCTTTACCCTGATTAACGCGATTGCGACGTTTTTTGCGCTGCTGCTGACGGTGCTGATTTACATTGGGCTACGCCGTACGGTGATTTCACCGCTGACTGATGCGACTCGCCGCTTGGATAAAATTGCTGAGGCCGACTTAACCGAACCGCTGCCAGCGTCAGGCAAAAACGAGATAGGGCAACTGTTTGCTGCCATGGCGGTGATGCAGCAAAACCTCACGGGTATCGTGTCTAAAGTGCGCGAGGGTAGCAGCGAAATTCATCATGGCACCCGAGAAATTGCCAGTGGTAATGCCGATTTATCATCGCGTACCGAACAGCAGGCAGCCTCCATTGAAGAAACTGCTGCCAGCATGGAGCAGATGACCGCGACAGTGAAGCAGAACGCCGATAATGCACGCCAAGCGAGCACCCTGGCGGCAGATGCATCCACCACCGCTGAGCAGGGCGGGCAAGTGGTCGAGCAGGTCGTGCAAACGATGCATGGTATCTCCACCAGCTCGCAAAAAGTCGCTGACATCACTAGCGTGATTGACTCAATTGCCTTTCAAACCAATATATTGGCCCTGAACGCGTCGGTAGAAGCAGCGCGTGCCGGTGAGCAAGGGCGCGGTTTTGCTGTTGTCGCAGGTGAAGTGCGCAACCTGGCGAGCCGTAGCGCGGATGCGGCTAAAGAGATCAAAACGCTGATTGATGCCTCGGTCTCGCAAATAAAGCAAGGCTCTACCCTGGTAGAGCAGGCGGGCAGCACAATGAGCGACGTGGTTACTGCCGTGCGCCGGGTTACCGACATCATGGATGAGATCTCCGCAGCGTCTCAGGAGCAGAGCGACGGTATTGTGCAGGTTAGCCAAGCGGTGGGGCAAATGGACGAAGTGACCCAGCAAAACGCCGCCTTGGTTCAGCAAGCCACCGCGGCTGCTTCCTCGCTTGAAGAGCAAGCGAGCAGGCTAGAAGAAGCTGTGGCTGTCTTTAAGCTGCTGGAAGCTGAAGGGCAGCGTTATGAGTTGCCGCGGTCTACCGCGCCGGCGCAGCTGGCACCAGCGGCACGGCCTGTCGCCCAGAGAGGCACGGCTCAGAAAAATCACCACGATGAGTGGGAAGAGTTTTAA
- a CDS encoding chemotaxis response regulator protein-glutamate methylesterase, translated as MSAAKIKVLCVDDSALIRDLLTEIINSQPDMEVVAVAPDPIVARDLIKQHNPDVLTLDVEMPRMDGLDFLERLMRLRPMPVLMVSSLTQSGSEITLRALELGALDFVAKPSLGIRNGMMEYANEIAEKLRAAARSRPRQARHKNTPPPAQLKAPLVTSEKLIIIGASTGGTEAIRAVLEPLPANAPAILITQHMPGGFTRSFAERLDRLCRITVKEATDGERVLPGHAYIAPGDQHLELVRSGANYVARLNDGPPVNRHRPSVDVLFHSASKHAGKNAIGVLLTGMGKDGAAGLLEMRQAGAPTIAQNEESCVVFGMPREAIAVGGAVDVVALDDIPARLMALVASSGRAQRV; from the coding sequence TTGAGCGCAGCCAAGATCAAAGTCTTATGTGTCGATGACTCGGCGCTGATTCGTGATTTATTAACCGAAATCATCAATTCACAGCCAGACATGGAAGTGGTTGCCGTTGCGCCCGATCCCATTGTGGCCAGGGATTTGATCAAGCAGCACAACCCCGATGTGTTGACGCTCGACGTGGAAATGCCACGGATGGATGGCTTGGACTTTCTTGAACGGCTAATGCGTCTGCGTCCCATGCCGGTACTAATGGTGTCATCACTGACACAAAGCGGCTCTGAAATCACCCTGCGGGCGCTTGAGCTAGGAGCTTTGGACTTTGTCGCGAAGCCGAGCCTAGGCATTCGCAACGGGATGATGGAGTACGCCAACGAAATTGCTGAAAAGTTGCGCGCTGCGGCACGCTCCCGCCCCCGCCAGGCCCGTCATAAAAACACGCCGCCTCCTGCACAGTTGAAAGCACCGTTAGTCACCAGTGAGAAGCTGATCATCATTGGCGCCTCTACCGGTGGTACTGAAGCTATACGTGCCGTGTTGGAACCCTTGCCCGCCAATGCGCCTGCTATTTTAATCACCCAACACATGCCGGGCGGTTTTACCCGCTCGTTTGCTGAACGGTTGGATCGGCTGTGCCGGATTACCGTGAAAGAAGCCACTGATGGTGAGCGTGTGCTGCCCGGCCATGCCTATATCGCACCGGGTGATCAGCACCTTGAACTCGTCCGCAGCGGCGCTAACTATGTGGCACGACTCAACGATGGCCCGCCGGTTAATCGTCACCGGCCATCGGTCGATGTGCTGTTTCACTCGGCCTCAAAACATGCCGGCAAGAACGCCATTGGGGTCCTCCTGACCGGGATGGGAAAAGACGGCGCTGCAGGGCTATTAGAGATGCGCCAAGCGGGTGCGCCGACCATTGCACAAAACGAAGAGAGCTGCGTGGTCTTTGGAATGCCCAGGGAGGCGATTGCCGTTGGGGGCGCTGTTGATGTTGTCGCGTTAGACGATATACCAGCGCGCTTGATGGCGCTGGTCGCGTCGTCTGGCCGCGCCCAGCGGGTATAG
- a CDS encoding CheR family methyltransferase, protein MSGQRERVADAGQWASSGQIERDLLLTDADFSRIRELIYQRAGIVLAEHKREMVYSRLAKRLRHHGITHFTDYLSRLERQPDAKEWEAFTNALTTNLTAFFREAHHFPLLAEHIKHKQEPVTIWCSAASTGEEPYSIAMTLLETLGPKASQAKVIATDIDTEALSKARAGIYPQEQVRKLDEVRVKRFFQKGTGNHIGLARIRPEVSALVEFLPLNLLAPQWPIKGPFDAVFCRNIMIYFDKDTQAKILKRFAPLMKPDGLLFAGHSENFSYISDAFKLRGQTVYTLAKK, encoded by the coding sequence TTGAGCGGACAACGCGAACGGGTAGCTGATGCCGGCCAATGGGCATCGAGTGGTCAAATTGAGCGCGACTTGCTGCTCACAGACGCCGATTTTTCACGCATCAGAGAGCTGATCTACCAGCGTGCTGGTATCGTGCTTGCCGAGCACAAGCGTGAAATGGTCTATAGCCGCTTAGCTAAGCGGCTGCGCCACCATGGCATAACGCACTTTACCGACTACTTGTCACGCTTAGAGCGCCAGCCGGATGCTAAAGAGTGGGAAGCCTTCACCAATGCCCTGACGACGAATTTAACCGCATTTTTTCGTGAGGCGCATCACTTCCCCCTGTTAGCTGAGCACATTAAACATAAGCAGGAACCGGTCACTATTTGGTGCTCTGCAGCTTCAACGGGGGAGGAGCCTTACTCGATCGCCATGACGCTGCTGGAAACGCTCGGCCCTAAAGCCTCACAAGCGAAGGTCATCGCAACCGATATTGATACCGAAGCGCTCAGCAAAGCCCGCGCGGGTATTTACCCTCAAGAGCAGGTGCGCAAGCTGGATGAAGTGCGGGTAAAACGGTTTTTTCAGAAAGGTACCGGCAATCATATCGGGCTTGCGCGTATTCGCCCTGAAGTCTCCGCATTAGTAGAGTTTTTGCCGCTTAACCTGCTAGCACCCCAGTGGCCGATAAAGGGACCATTTGATGCTGTGTTTTGCCGCAACATCATGATTTATTTTGATAAAGATACCCAGGCGAAGATTTTAAAGCGGTTTGCGCCGCTCATGAAGCCAGATGGTTTGCTGTTTGCCGGGCACTCTGAAAACTTCTCCTATATCAGTGATGCATTTAAGTTGCGTGGGCAGACGGTTTACACCCTCGCTAAAAAATAA